A genomic stretch from Flavobacterium humidisoli includes:
- a CDS encoding O-antigen ligase family protein, producing the protein MNRIETNNYAENNKSADLYALIFIILFFAIDFLPNFNISGIQYPQFLEFSILNIIMSVYFYLKPEFIAVDTFDFLKNNSLLRIYLIFILFCGLSFFGAKNASLVISNLIDLTIIFCLIVNFSILLKNKLYLIYKIILIVGLVAILKSGYEIYKFKQIADHFSTGEALSKMFGNTGNINILAATLNLKVPFLLIGITTFSGNKKLFLFVSLLLVTIVILLTGARAAIISLFLVYFIFILYYINTSLPYRQKIVTCAILIFPVLISIYIADITFKHSENRQRYSSIENRIGQIKGGDQSANLRLQFWRNAIKMTQANPILGVGLGNYIVESIPYERDKNSDATISTHTHNDFLEIFAETGVINGLIYFFLFVFLFFLNFRNVIKPFNDNSRIVAILTLMMVISYGVDSFFNFPMFKGTMVISFCLLVVFTILNKPQQSKLEFSTGKNNIYLLCALIGIIPAYFAILGCKAGYLETELILDKDGDKIKGKLTGDYIASQLPVCPNILSTSQSYYEFAARYYTHEKKYDMALKYLSKAEKINPYLGGIAMEKYLISIEKKNTDSAYVYIKESLKLRPKNLKAYQYAQHLATLKHDTLEILRQHQLITSHVRSPEAWNIAAHSLQILCYDEKKLTDFLNKAVKEFPDNSILRQRRIAILSAIYIKRGEVFQDQKKYKKALENYQEVLKIDPDNENALKRIGGIYFNLGRYEKAIAFFSQVLTYENPKNNSGRIEFFLGLSYDRKNDKEKACQYFNLSKAKNYPEAQALLDRNCK; encoded by the coding sequence ATGAATAGAATCGAAACAAATAATTATGCTGAGAATAATAAAAGCGCAGATCTTTACGCCCTTATCTTTATAATTCTTTTTTTTGCAATTGATTTCTTACCTAATTTTAATATTTCGGGCATTCAATATCCCCAGTTTTTAGAATTTTCGATTTTAAATATAATCATGTCCGTCTATTTTTATTTAAAACCTGAATTTATTGCTGTAGACACTTTTGACTTTTTAAAAAACAATTCTTTGCTAAGAATCTATTTAATATTTATTCTCTTTTGCGGCCTCTCGTTTTTCGGTGCAAAAAATGCTTCACTGGTTATTTCAAATTTAATTGATTTAACGATTATATTTTGCTTAATAGTTAATTTTTCGATTTTGCTTAAAAATAAACTTTACCTTATTTACAAAATCATTCTTATAGTAGGCCTCGTTGCTATTTTAAAATCTGGTTATGAAATTTATAAATTTAAACAGATCGCCGATCACTTTTCTACAGGCGAAGCATTGTCAAAGATGTTTGGCAACACAGGAAACATCAATATTCTTGCCGCTACTTTGAATTTGAAAGTCCCTTTTTTACTTATCGGGATTACCACTTTTTCAGGCAATAAAAAATTGTTCCTATTTGTGTCTTTATTATTGGTCACAATCGTCATTTTATTAACCGGAGCTAGAGCGGCAATCATTAGTTTGTTTTTAGTTTATTTTATTTTTATATTGTATTATATTAATACATCTTTGCCGTATAGACAAAAAATTGTTACCTGTGCAATTTTAATTTTCCCGGTTTTAATCTCTATTTATATTGCAGATATTACATTCAAGCATTCTGAAAACAGACAGCGATATTCTTCCATAGAAAATCGGATTGGGCAAATAAAAGGTGGAGATCAGTCTGCTAATTTAAGACTTCAATTTTGGAGGAACGCAATCAAAATGACTCAAGCTAACCCAATTTTAGGGGTTGGGTTAGGTAATTATATTGTAGAATCAATTCCTTATGAAAGAGATAAAAATTCCGATGCTACCATTTCTACTCATACTCACAATGATTTTTTAGAAATATTTGCAGAAACAGGCGTTATAAATGGATTAATTTATTTTTTCTTATTTGTTTTTTTATTTTTTCTCAATTTTAGAAACGTTATAAAGCCATTTAATGACAATTCAAGGATTGTAGCTATATTAACTTTAATGATGGTTATTTCTTATGGAGTCGACTCCTTTTTTAACTTTCCAATGTTTAAAGGAACAATGGTTATTTCTTTTTGTTTATTGGTTGTATTTACAATTTTAAACAAACCTCAACAATCGAAATTAGAATTTAGCACCGGGAAAAATAATATTTATTTGCTGTGTGCCTTAATTGGAATAATACCAGCGTATTTTGCAATTTTGGGATGTAAAGCGGGTTATCTGGAAACTGAACTGATTCTCGATAAAGATGGAGATAAAATAAAAGGAAAACTCACCGGTGACTATATTGCGAGCCAATTACCCGTATGCCCAAATATTTTAAGTACGTCTCAATCTTATTATGAGTTTGCTGCTCGTTATTATACACATGAAAAAAAGTATGATATGGCGCTTAAGTACTTATCAAAAGCTGAAAAAATCAATCCTTATTTAGGAGGAATTGCGATGGAAAAATACCTGATATCTATCGAAAAAAAAAATACGGACAGTGCTTATGTATATATCAAAGAAAGTCTAAAGCTACGCCCTAAAAATTTGAAAGCTTATCAATATGCTCAACATTTAGCAACATTGAAACACGATACTTTAGAAATTTTACGGCAGCATCAATTAATAACAAGCCATGTAAGAAGTCCAGAAGCATGGAACATCGCAGCACACAGCTTGCAAATTTTATGTTACGATGAAAAAAAACTGACTGATTTTTTAAACAAAGCTGTTAAAGAATTTCCCGATAACAGTATACTGCGCCAAAGGAGGATTGCAATTCTATCAGCAATCTATATCAAGAGAGGAGAAGTGTTTCAAGATCAAAAAAAGTACAAGAAAGCGTTAGAGAATTATCAAGAAGTTCTAAAGATAGATCCTGATAATGAAAATGCTCTAAAGCGAATTGGGGGAATTTATTTTAATTTAGGCCGCTATGAGAAGGCCATAGCCTTCTTTTCGCAAGTTCTAACATATGAAAATCCCAAAAATAATAGCGGTAGAATAGAGTTTTTTCTAGGACTTTCTTATGATAGAAAGAATGATAAAGAAAAAGCATGCCAATACTTTAATCTTTCAAAAGCCAAAAATTATCCTGAGGCTCAAGCTTTATTGGATAGAAATTGTAAGTAG